Within Candidatus Zixiibacteriota bacterium, the genomic segment ACAACGCCAGCAGCAGCGTGTTGATGAGCATCCATTTGGAGGCCGGGACATCGATCGCCACCGCCCCGGCATAGGCCCGAACCACGAAACTGATCGCCAGCGTCATGACATCGACAATGACGACATTCTTCAAAAGCAGCGAATACAGCAGATTCACCACTACAAACGCGATAGACACGAAAACGAAATTCGTATTGATGAACCAGGCCCCTAGCAACCCGACCACCAAAAGCAACAGTGCCAGGATAGCAGCAGTGCTCGGGCTAACCGCCCCCGAGGCGATAGGCCGATCCTTTTTTGATGGGTGCTGGCGATCTTTGTCCCGATCGACGAGATCATTGAATGTGTAAACAGCTGACGACAGCAGGCAGAACAGCGCCGTTGCGGCGAGTGCCAATCCGATGCGGTGCGTGTCCTGTATCTCCCCGGCGAATACGAGCGCGGCCATGACCACACTGTTCTTCACCCATTGGCCGATACGGGCCAGCTTGATTAGATTGGCAAACATACTTATCTCATCTCGCCCCGCCGGTATCCGTTAATCGCCAAACGGCAGCGCCCTCTCGATGGCGGGATAGAATACATCCAGATACACCACACCCCGGGCGGTGGCATCGGCCAGTTTCTCTCCCGGAAGGAACGGCGTGGTCAGCCGAACGATAGCGGCATCGGTGGGACGCAGCAAGAGCGAATTTTTCATCAGATCCCATTTCAGTGCGAACTCGTTGCGGATGCCGCCCCCGCGCGTCTCAAACCAGTAGAACATAAGTTCACGCTGCTCTCGGTCGGCGATTATCAACCGATTGATGTTCTTGGTGCCGCCGTCCGGTAGC encodes:
- a CDS encoding decaprenyl-phosphate phosphoribosyltransferase produces the protein MFANLIKLARIGQWVKNSVVMAALVFAGEIQDTHRIGLALAATALFCLLSSAVYTFNDLVDRDKDRQHPSKKDRPIASGAVSPSTAAILALLLLVVGLLGAWFINTNFVFVSIAFVVVNLLYSLLLKNVVIVDVMTLAISFVVRAYAGAVAIDVPASKWMLINTLLLALFLGFGKRRHELVLLEEGAATHRTSLSRYSPYLLDQLMGVTTASVVVMYMLYTFSTEVSQKLGTENLFVTIPFVVYGIFRYLYLIHKEEKGGSPTKLMFTDKPILLTVCLWLLTVIVVLYHLWG